Proteins encoded within one genomic window of Hahella chejuensis KCTC 2396:
- a CDS encoding tetratricopeptide repeat protein, with protein sequence MRLLNRVCVLGVLAVMTGCGVNPYRSNTTTETGQETAQPSTPATETAAPQQPDRTGRPVSPPVRISRVEPTPAARQMLANAEAAAREGRYDQAMLMVERAQRMSPKAGDVYLMMARLHYDQQRYAKSEQLCLKALSLAGDDKAFKESAMYSLDQARQAQGK encoded by the coding sequence ATGCGACTGCTGAATAGAGTTTGTGTGCTGGGAGTCTTGGCGGTGATGACCGGATGTGGGGTGAACCCCTATCGCAGCAATACGACGACGGAGACTGGTCAAGAGACGGCGCAGCCGTCAACGCCCGCAACCGAAACTGCTGCGCCGCAGCAACCTGATCGTACGGGGCGGCCCGTATCGCCTCCGGTGCGTATTTCCCGGGTGGAGCCCACGCCGGCGGCTCGTCAGATGTTGGCGAATGCCGAGGCCGCCGCTCGCGAAGGGCGCTATGATCAGGCGATGCTGATGGTGGAGCGGGCGCAACGTATGTCGCCGAAGGCGGGCGATGTTTATCTGATGATGGCGCGCCTGCACTATGATCAGCAGCGCTACGCCAAGTCTGAGCAATTGTGTCTGAAGGCGCTGTCTCTGGCGGGAGACGATAAAGCTTTCAAGGAATCCGCTATGTATTCGCTGGATCAAGCGCGCCAGGCGCAAGGCAAATAA
- the mrcB gene encoding penicillin-binding protein 1B, which produces MSKPKTARKPANKRPGKKKTAPKRRILSILFKVTLVLSVLLVIWTIYLDATVREKFEGKRWQLPAQVFARPMEFFPGQNYTRGQVEEELKSLGYRRTDRPGQPGTYSMPSSALEVYSRSFKYPDGDQKAQKFRLDFDGQGISRVSAGGTDTNWARLEPVLIGGIYPAQHEDRLLVNLKEVPDSLKKALVAVEDKNFYSHYGVSPLSIMRATWVNIRAGRVVQGGSTLTQQLVKNFYLSSDQTIWRKFNEAIMALLLEWHYEKDEILEAYCNEIFLGQAGARAIHGFGMASQFYFGVPVQDLTPEKSALLVAIVKGASYYNPRKHPERAQKRRDLVLQMMAEGGVISNEQSVGFKNRPLGVVAQPRYSDSMYPAFMDLVRQQLDKDYREEDLQSEGLRIFTTLDPLVQTQAESALSKTVKGLERNKANQGLQGALVTTALDSGEVVALVGGKDAQFAGFNRALEAKRQIGSLIKPVIALTALQEKDKYTLASPIKDEAFSIKFENGDVWSPQNYDKQTHGEVTLQHALAHSLNLANVRLGLELGVPAVLDQVRKLGVETDAAPYPSVLLGALNLTPLQVAHLYQNLASTGFDTPLRAIRAVTKPDGELLTRYPFDTHQVVDPAATYLLQYAMFDVMREGTGRRVYQRFPEDYSVAGKTGTTDDYRDSWFVGFNGQYQTTVWLGKDDNSVTRLTGASGALEVWMNLYQRLPQVSFIPTTPETVEWVWVDSATGKKSDEGCDGSVAMPFQRGSAPVEEAVCVGRDNALQRWLRSWWDG; this is translated from the coding sequence ATGTCGAAACCTAAAACAGCCCGCAAGCCTGCAAATAAGCGGCCCGGCAAGAAAAAGACCGCACCAAAAAGACGCATCCTTTCCATCCTTTTTAAAGTGACTTTGGTTCTCTCCGTCTTACTGGTGATTTGGACCATTTATCTGGATGCGACCGTAAGAGAGAAGTTTGAGGGTAAACGCTGGCAGCTACCTGCCCAGGTGTTCGCGCGTCCCATGGAGTTCTTCCCTGGTCAGAACTACACCCGAGGGCAGGTTGAGGAAGAATTGAAGAGTCTGGGGTACCGGCGCACGGATCGCCCTGGACAGCCGGGAACCTATTCCATGCCTTCCAGCGCACTGGAAGTGTACAGCCGTTCGTTCAAATATCCCGATGGGGACCAGAAAGCACAGAAGTTCCGCCTGGACTTCGATGGACAGGGCATTAGCCGCGTGAGCGCCGGCGGAACGGATACGAACTGGGCCAGACTTGAGCCCGTGCTCATTGGCGGCATATATCCCGCCCAGCATGAAGACCGCCTGTTGGTGAACCTCAAGGAAGTCCCAGATAGCCTGAAAAAGGCGCTGGTGGCGGTAGAGGATAAGAATTTCTACTCCCACTACGGCGTATCGCCTCTATCCATAATGCGGGCGACCTGGGTGAATATCCGCGCTGGGCGCGTGGTGCAGGGCGGCAGCACCTTGACGCAGCAGCTGGTGAAAAACTTTTACTTGTCCAGCGACCAGACCATCTGGCGCAAGTTCAACGAGGCTATTATGGCCTTGCTGCTGGAATGGCATTACGAGAAAGATGAAATTCTGGAAGCCTATTGTAATGAGATATTCCTGGGGCAGGCTGGCGCACGAGCTATACACGGCTTCGGAATGGCCAGTCAGTTCTACTTCGGTGTACCGGTACAGGATTTGACGCCGGAGAAATCCGCCCTTCTGGTGGCAATTGTTAAAGGCGCTTCTTACTACAACCCGCGTAAACATCCTGAACGTGCGCAAAAGCGCCGCGATTTGGTGCTGCAGATGATGGCGGAAGGCGGGGTGATCTCTAATGAGCAAAGCGTCGGCTTTAAGAACCGCCCCTTGGGTGTGGTGGCGCAGCCGCGTTATTCCGACAGCATGTATCCCGCTTTTATGGACCTGGTCCGTCAGCAGTTGGATAAAGACTATCGTGAAGAGGATCTGCAGTCAGAAGGGCTGCGGATCTTCACTACCCTTGATCCTCTGGTTCAAACCCAGGCTGAGTCGGCCTTGAGTAAAACGGTGAAAGGGTTGGAGCGCAATAAGGCCAACCAGGGGCTGCAAGGCGCTTTGGTGACCACCGCGCTGGATAGTGGAGAGGTGGTAGCGCTCGTCGGCGGCAAAGATGCGCAATTCGCCGGCTTTAACCGCGCGCTTGAGGCGAAGCGGCAGATTGGCTCTTTGATTAAGCCGGTCATCGCGCTCACGGCTTTGCAGGAGAAAGACAAGTACACATTGGCGTCGCCGATTAAAGACGAGGCGTTTTCCATCAAGTTTGAGAATGGCGATGTGTGGTCTCCGCAAAACTATGACAAACAAACCCACGGCGAGGTGACCTTGCAGCACGCCCTGGCGCATTCCCTGAACTTGGCCAACGTTCGCTTGGGGCTGGAGCTGGGCGTACCGGCGGTATTGGACCAGGTGCGCAAGCTGGGCGTGGAGACGGATGCGGCGCCTTATCCGTCGGTGCTGTTGGGAGCATTGAATCTGACGCCGCTTCAGGTCGCTCATCTCTATCAAAACCTGGCTTCCACCGGTTTCGATACGCCTTTACGGGCAATTCGCGCAGTGACAAAACCCGATGGTGAGTTGTTGACAAGATATCCCTTTGATACTCATCAGGTTGTTGATCCCGCAGCGACTTATTTGCTCCAATACGCCATGTTCGACGTCATGCGCGAAGGCACAGGGCGACGCGTATATCAGCGCTTTCCGGAAGACTACTCTGTAGCGGGTAAAACAGGCACCACCGATGACTACCGCGACAGTTGGTTTGTCGGTTTTAATGGCCAATACCAGACGACTGTGTGGCTGGGTAAGGACGATAACAGCGTGACTCGCCTGACAGGAGCCTCCGGCGCTTTGGAAGTCTGGATGAACCTGTATCAACGACTGCCCCAAGTGTCCTTCATTCCCACCACGCCGGAGACGGTGGAATGGGTGTGGGTGGATAGCGCCACAGGTAAAAAGTCGGACGAAGGGTGTGACGGTTCTGTCGCCATGCCTTTCCAGCGTGGTAGCGCGCCTGTCGAAGAGGCCGTCTGCGTCGGACGAGATAATGCACTGCAGCGTTGGCTGCGTAGCTGGTGGGATGGTTAA
- a CDS encoding AAA family ATPase — protein sequence MSESLIKALQDPAVYGHPVTQFQLVETHISWVILTGPYAYKIKKPMDFGFLNFTDLERRRFYCEEELRLNRRLAPEIYLGLVRITGSEAKPSIDGNGDVIEYAVKMKQFNPNDLLSKLPNDSDKLPRYLDALSQQLADFHMQESAVADSSSEFGDPEQVFAPVQQNFDQVRPMLSDAAELRQLEYIEGWAQSTYERLRPFLQSRKDKGFVRECHGDVHLGNVTLFENRVTLFDCIEFNEDFRWTDVYNDLAFLMMDLEDRGMKHLSYRFLNKYLEITGDYAGAELLPFYKSYRAMVRCKVALFTLGAPGLSEEAKAEQVRKYRKYLELAESYMDVPTRFLLITHGVSGTGKSTITSRLLERLSAIRLRSDVERKRLFGFSHLDSTGASGSDQGIYNKDASIKTYSHLADTARALLHCGAAVIIDATFLRYDQRQQMEKVAEEEGVPFAVVDCRVPLDEIERRLNRRKEKNDDPAEAGVEVMHKQLTRDEPFQEDELPHVLVVATDSSEDIQTLTEKLVQRLGAA from the coding sequence GTGAGCGAGAGCTTAATCAAAGCGCTGCAGGATCCGGCAGTCTATGGACATCCCGTCACACAGTTTCAACTCGTCGAAACACATATCTCCTGGGTCATCCTGACCGGGCCATACGCCTACAAAATCAAGAAACCCATGGATTTCGGCTTTCTTAATTTCACAGATCTGGAGCGCCGCCGCTTCTATTGCGAGGAAGAACTACGGCTCAATCGTCGCCTTGCTCCTGAGATTTACCTGGGGTTGGTCAGAATTACCGGCTCAGAGGCGAAACCCTCCATCGACGGCAATGGCGACGTAATCGAATATGCAGTCAAAATGAAGCAGTTCAACCCCAACGATCTGCTCAGCAAACTACCCAATGATTCAGATAAACTGCCCCGCTATCTGGACGCCCTCAGCCAGCAACTCGCAGATTTCCACATGCAAGAGTCCGCCGTCGCCGACAGCAGCAGTGAATTTGGCGATCCCGAACAAGTTTTTGCGCCAGTGCAACAAAACTTCGACCAAGTCCGCCCGATGTTGTCTGACGCGGCGGAATTGCGACAACTGGAATACATCGAAGGCTGGGCGCAAAGTACTTACGAGCGCCTGCGTCCATTTCTGCAGTCACGCAAAGACAAAGGCTTTGTGCGGGAATGTCACGGAGACGTGCATCTTGGCAACGTAACCTTGTTTGAAAACAGGGTCACTCTGTTCGACTGCATCGAGTTTAACGAAGACTTTCGCTGGACAGATGTTTACAACGACCTCGCCTTCCTGATGATGGATCTGGAAGATCGGGGCATGAAGCACCTCTCCTACCGGTTTCTGAATAAATATCTGGAAATTACCGGCGACTACGCCGGCGCTGAGTTACTGCCTTTCTATAAGTCATATCGCGCAATGGTGAGATGCAAAGTGGCGCTGTTTACCCTTGGCGCGCCGGGATTGAGCGAGGAGGCGAAGGCGGAGCAGGTGCGCAAATACCGTAAGTACCTGGAATTGGCGGAAAGCTATATGGATGTTCCCACACGCTTTTTACTCATTACCCATGGCGTTTCCGGCACAGGCAAGTCCACCATCACCTCCCGTTTGCTGGAGCGGTTGAGCGCCATTCGCCTACGTTCGGACGTCGAGCGTAAGCGCCTGTTCGGTTTTTCTCATCTCGACAGCACTGGCGCCTCCGGCAGTGACCAAGGCATCTATAACAAAGACGCCTCAATTAAAACCTACTCCCATCTCGCTGACACCGCCCGCGCCCTGTTGCACTGCGGGGCAGCAGTGATCATTGACGCCACTTTCCTCCGTTATGATCAACGTCAACAAATGGAAAAAGTCGCGGAAGAGGAAGGCGTTCCGTTCGCAGTAGTGGACTGCCGGGTGCCTCTGGATGAAATCGAGCGCCGTCTAAACCGTCGCAAGGAAAAGAACGACGACCCCGCTGAAGCCGGTGTGGAAGTCATGCACAAACAACTCACCCGGGATGAACCCTTCCAGGAAGACGAGCTGCCTCACGTGTTAGTGGTTGCTACCGATAGCTCAGAGGACATTCAGACTCTGACCGAAAAGTTAGTGCAACGTCTCGGCGCAGCTTAA
- a CDS encoding pentapeptide repeat-containing protein yields the protein MERVKIIDHSLYQLLRSEKVDEFNKQKQSTPVPSFELCDFRGLDLRGLDASGLDLKGAYFRGADLRGIDFRKADLEGASIASTKISGCYFPEELSPDEIVMSVTHGTRLRYRR from the coding sequence ATGGAACGGGTCAAGATAATAGATCACTCTCTTTATCAACTACTTCGTTCTGAAAAGGTCGATGAGTTCAATAAGCAGAAACAGTCCACCCCTGTTCCCAGCTTTGAACTCTGCGACTTTCGCGGCCTGGATTTGCGAGGCCTTGACGCATCGGGCCTGGATCTTAAAGGCGCGTACTTTCGAGGAGCGGATCTGCGCGGCATCGACTTCCGCAAAGCGGATCTGGAAGGAGCCAGCATCGCCAGCACCAAAATATCAGGCTGTTACTTTCCTGAAGAGCTGTCTCCAGACGAAATTGTTATGTCAGTCACCCATGGCACGCGCCTACGCTACCGTCGTTGA
- a CDS encoding Crp/Fnr family transcriptional regulator, protein MFLLGEHVASVEGLLEYVNSSARSLQRLLPPSPNNIELYPGTDLFTRIPRGHLCLVRRGMLSAVMDNRVAYILQPGDVAGIEGGIKAATVSYVCEDPVELDCFSPVAFQELMKENQQLSNTWQSYVVGLMTLFSHSYGDISKEQHRPQAGFTRYKPGDVIIRQGEEADNVYTMMKGDAKVFIDEQEVGEVHEGEIFGAIAALTNAPRNATVVAGNSCTVMAVPKTQFVSLIHAHPETCFHLLENMARTINDLNRRLTGDSAAL, encoded by the coding sequence ATGTTTTTACTTGGTGAACACGTGGCCTCCGTCGAAGGCCTGCTCGAATATGTAAACAGCTCCGCGCGCAGCCTGCAAAGATTGCTTCCTCCCAGCCCGAACAATATAGAACTCTACCCCGGCACAGATTTGTTCACGCGCATTCCCCGCGGCCACTTGTGCCTGGTGCGACGCGGGATGCTCTCGGCCGTCATGGACAACCGGGTCGCCTATATCCTTCAACCCGGAGATGTCGCTGGTATTGAAGGCGGCATTAAAGCGGCGACTGTCAGCTATGTGTGTGAAGACCCAGTAGAGCTGGATTGCTTTTCTCCCGTCGCTTTTCAGGAACTGATGAAAGAAAACCAGCAACTCTCTAACACATGGCAAAGCTATGTCGTCGGTCTGATGACCCTTTTCAGCCACTCCTACGGCGATATCAGTAAAGAACAACACCGCCCTCAGGCCGGGTTTACTCGCTACAAGCCGGGGGATGTCATCATTCGCCAGGGTGAAGAAGCAGACAACGTCTACACCATGATGAAGGGCGATGCGAAGGTCTTTATCGATGAACAGGAAGTCGGTGAAGTGCATGAAGGGGAAATTTTCGGCGCTATCGCCGCGCTGACCAACGCCCCTCGCAACGCCACCGTTGTGGCGGGAAATTCATGCACTGTCATGGCGGTGCCAAAAACCCAGTTCGTCAGCCTGATTCACGCTCACCCGGAGACCTGTTTCCATTTATTGGAAAATATGGCTCGGACCATCAACGATCTGAACCGCCGCCTGACTGGCGATTCCGCTGCGCTCTAG
- a CDS encoding Rieske (2Fe-2S) protein: protein MASRKLLGGVPARELDQLADGACRGFQLADNSVFVVKQRNALFAYVNSCPHLGIELEWMPDQFLDQARQFIHCATHGALFLIHSGECISGPCQGQSLQRLEMERADDEWRFYICPVDADLERF, encoded by the coding sequence ATGGCGTCACGAAAACTGCTGGGCGGCGTACCGGCGCGCGAGCTGGATCAGTTGGCGGACGGCGCCTGCCGCGGCTTCCAGTTAGCCGACAACAGTGTCTTTGTGGTTAAGCAACGCAACGCCTTGTTCGCCTACGTCAACAGCTGCCCGCATTTGGGCATAGAGCTGGAATGGATGCCGGACCAGTTTCTCGACCAAGCCCGGCAATTTATCCACTGCGCTACACACGGCGCGCTGTTTTTGATCCACTCTGGAGAGTGCATCAGCGGCCCGTGCCAGGGACAATCTCTTCAACGACTGGAAATGGAGCGCGCTGACGACGAATGGCGCTTCTATATCTGCCCTGTTGACGCAGATTTAGAACGCTTCTGA
- the sfsA gene encoding DNA/RNA nuclease SfsA: MKIDIVPTPGRLLKRYKRFLADIQLPDGAELTIHCPNTGAMTGCAEPGSLVYYSDSGNPARKYRHTWELVETPAGEFACVNTARPNQLVGEAVDAGVIKELQGYPLKKAEVKFGDQNSRADWMLSGSSELPDCYVEVKNVTLCLHGRGYFPDAVSTRGQKHLEELMSVVRNGKRAALVFCVNHSGISVVSPATHIDARYGALLSEAIEAGVEVLAYKSEITPGEIRLTQKLEVTPFDSEAF, translated from the coding sequence TTGAAAATCGATATAGTTCCAACGCCCGGACGATTGCTGAAACGTTACAAGCGGTTTCTGGCGGATATCCAGCTTCCCGATGGCGCTGAGCTGACCATCCACTGCCCGAACACGGGGGCGATGACGGGGTGCGCTGAGCCCGGAAGTCTTGTGTACTACAGCGACTCCGGCAATCCCGCCCGCAAGTATCGACATACTTGGGAATTGGTGGAGACCCCAGCCGGAGAGTTCGCGTGCGTGAATACGGCGCGTCCGAACCAACTTGTGGGTGAGGCGGTTGACGCCGGCGTGATCAAGGAATTGCAGGGATATCCTTTAAAGAAGGCTGAAGTGAAGTTCGGGGATCAGAACAGCCGGGCTGATTGGATGCTTTCCGGTTCCTCCGAGCTTCCCGACTGTTATGTAGAAGTGAAAAACGTCACTCTTTGCTTGCATGGGCGTGGATATTTTCCCGATGCCGTGAGTACCCGCGGTCAAAAGCATTTGGAGGAGCTGATGTCTGTGGTGAGAAATGGAAAGCGGGCCGCACTGGTATTTTGCGTCAACCATAGCGGTATTTCCGTAGTGAGTCCCGCCACTCACATTGATGCTCGTTACGGGGCTTTGCTATCGGAAGCTATAGAGGCGGGCGTGGAAGTGTTGGCGTATAAATCGGAGATTACGCCAGGGGAAATAAGACTGACTCAAAAATTAGAGGTAACGCCGTTTGATTCAGAAGCGTTCTAA
- the dksA gene encoding RNA polymerase-binding protein DksA produces the protein MPNEKAGSAGKFTNFTPYEIGDNEEYMSPAQLEHFKQILLDWKQELMEEVDRTMHHMQEDAANYADPSDRATQEEEFSLELRTRDRERKLIKKIDQTIDQIDREDYGFCESCGVEIGIRRLEARPTATLCIDCKTLAEIREKQTGI, from the coding sequence ATGCCAAATGAAAAAGCGGGTAGCGCTGGTAAGTTCACGAATTTTACTCCGTATGAAATTGGTGACAACGAAGAATACATGAGCCCTGCTCAGCTGGAGCATTTCAAACAGATCCTGCTGGACTGGAAACAAGAGCTCATGGAAGAAGTAGACCGCACCATGCACCATATGCAAGAAGACGCGGCCAACTATGCAGACCCCAGCGATAGGGCGACTCAGGAAGAAGAATTCAGCTTGGAACTGCGCACTCGCGACAGAGAGCGTAAGCTGATCAAGAAAATTGACCAGACTATCGATCAGATTGATCGGGAAGATTACGGTTTTTGTGAATCCTGCGGCGTGGAAATCGGCATTCGCCGTTTGGAAGCCCGCCCAACCGCTACGCTGTGCATTGACTGCAAAACGCTGGCGGAAATTCGGGAAAAGCAAACCGGCATCTAA
- the gluQRS gene encoding tRNA glutamyl-Q(34) synthetase GluQRS: MQAVSSDIYRGRFAPSPTGPLHFGSLVGALASYLDARSRQGIWLVRIEDIDPLREVPGAADSILRTLEAHGMLWDESIIYQSHRLSAYSELLAQLLANGHAYPCPCSRKELSERHGRHLDACRLRQTPPGAEYAYRFAVTDAEHSFNDLIQGAVPYRLHGELDDFVIRRKEGFFSYQLAVVCDDLAQGVSHIIRGSDLLDSTPLQYQMYQALGRACPQVGHFPVVVDASGAKLSKQNLAPGLDNRQIMNNLRAAATALLIDNIELMQAETPHELLPQLTLRWSRDKIHGLRSVPLPDIASA, translated from the coding sequence ATGCAGGCAGTCTCTTCGGATATCTATCGAGGGCGCTTCGCGCCCTCACCCACAGGCCCTCTTCACTTCGGCTCGTTGGTCGGCGCACTGGCCAGCTATCTTGACGCGCGCAGCAGACAAGGCATCTGGCTCGTTCGTATCGAAGACATCGATCCTCTACGGGAAGTCCCCGGCGCCGCTGACAGCATTCTACGAACACTCGAAGCGCACGGCATGCTGTGGGACGAAAGCATTATCTATCAATCTCACCGACTTTCCGCCTACAGCGAGCTGCTGGCGCAATTGCTTGCAAACGGCCACGCCTATCCCTGCCCTTGCAGTCGCAAAGAGTTGTCTGAGCGCCACGGTCGCCATCTGGACGCCTGCCGCTTACGTCAAACGCCCCCAGGCGCCGAGTACGCCTACCGATTCGCTGTAACAGACGCAGAACACAGTTTTAACGACTTGATACAAGGCGCCGTTCCCTACCGCCTGCATGGAGAGTTGGATGATTTCGTCATCCGGCGCAAAGAAGGCTTTTTCTCCTACCAACTGGCGGTCGTTTGCGATGATTTGGCACAAGGCGTCAGCCATATCATTCGCGGTTCCGACCTGCTCGACTCCACGCCATTGCAGTATCAAATGTATCAGGCGCTGGGTAGAGCGTGTCCGCAAGTCGGACACTTCCCGGTTGTCGTCGACGCTTCCGGCGCCAAACTCAGCAAACAGAACCTGGCCCCTGGGCTGGATAACCGGCAAATCATGAACAATCTCCGAGCCGCCGCCACAGCTCTGTTAATTGATAACATAGAGCTGATGCAAGCCGAAACGCCTCATGAGCTCTTACCGCAACTAACGCTGCGCTGGTCCCGCGACAAGATTCATGGACTGCGCAGCGTTCCTCTGCCTGACATCGCCAGCGCATAA